One genomic segment of Cryptococcus neoformans var. neoformans JEC21 chromosome 8 sequence includes these proteins:
- a CDS encoding Inositol oxygenase, putative: MPVAVQEFVRSDDPAGTKFDTISDAVDDINVAKLKAQHKDNAYEESKFDSEKEKETFRQFVDSNESSRRFYIEQHTKQTVEFNIEARRKAFEKPRATMGVWEAMELLNTLVDASDPDTSATQIQHLLQTAEAMRKDGKPEWMQVTGLVHDLGKLLYFFGSDGQWDVVGDTFVVGCEIPTEKIVYSDTFGANPDVNHPVYSTKYGMYKPNCGLDNVMISWGHDEYLYMVCKEQSSLPKAALHMIRYHSFYPWHRERAYTYLENEADKEALKDVLAFNPYDLYSKSDSLPDPVALRPYYEGLIAKFFPEKINW; this comes from the exons ATGCCCGTTGCTGTTCAGGAATTCGTTCGCTCCGACG ACCCCGCCGGCACCAAGTTCGACACCATTTCTGACGCCGTTGATGATATCAACGtcgccaagctcaaggctCAACACAAAGACAATGCATACGAGGAGTCCAAGTTCGACtctgaaaaggaaaaggagaccTTCCGCCAATTTGTTGACTCCAATGAGAGTTCCCGTAGGTTCTACAT CGAGCAACACACCAAGCAAACCGTTGAGTTCAACATCGAGGCCCGTCGCAAGGCTTTCGAAAAGCCCCGCGCTACAATGGGCGTTTGGGAAGCAATGGAGCTCTTAAACACCCTTGTCGACGCAAGTGACCCCGACACTAGCGCCACCCAAATTCAGCACCTTTTACAAACCGCTGAGGCCATGAGGAAGGACGGCAAGCCGGAATGGATGCAGGTTACCGGTTTGGTCCACGACCTCGGCAAGCTACTCTACTTTTTCGGAAGTGACGGCCAATGG GATGTCGTTGGAGACACCTTCGTTGTGGGCTGCGAAATTCCGACCGAGAAGATCGTCTATTCGGACACTTTTGGCGCCAACCCTGATGTCAACCACCCGGTCTACTCGACCAAGTACGGTATGTACAAGCCCAACTGCGGTCTTGACAACGTCATGATCAGCTGGGGTCACGACGAGTATCTT TACATGGTTTGCAAGGAGCAGTCATCCCTCCCTAAGGCTGCGCTCCACATGATCCGATACCACTCTTTCTACCCCTGGCACCGCGAGCGTGCCTACACTTACCTTGAAAACGAGGCCGATAAGGAGGCATTGAAGGATGTTCTCGCTTTCAACCCCTACGACTTGTACTCCAAGTCCGACTCTCTGCCAGACCCTGTCGCACTTCGTCCCTACTACGAGGGTCTTATCGCCAAGTTCTTCCCGGAGAAAATCAATTGGTAA
- a CDS encoding L-mandelate dehydrogenase, putative, whose translation MQSGLHAFRRTLLRSLRPSHKAYSTHAHAKRSWVLAGTTAVAVSGLTLVFSAGFGNLTLLEDETRNPDQPKRTVLAGGQELISYDEVQKHATRDDCWVIIDGMVYDVTEFLSQHPGGAEVILRNAGKDATRIFKPLHPPDALDILDESQRLGPIDPLSVPELEEVETEEDKRIKEARKSLPPVDTMLLLQDFEDWGQQVLSGTAWAYYRSAADSENTFHENTDAFRRYWLRPRILRKVAQGDTKTSFLGIDTETPIFISPAAMAKLGHPLGEVNLTRGAGRAGIVQAISANASCGLDEIMEAREEGQKVIYQIYLNKDRKASEVLLQKVEKLKPAAVMFTVDVPWQSKRTMDTRAKNTVNPPIQDTAGSEKKSRAPLGVSEAIGGYQDRDLSWEDIAFIRKYISVPIIVKGVQSVEDIELCVKAGAEGVLISNHGGRSCDYAPAPIDILYELRCHRPELFNQIDVLIDGGVRTGADVVKALALGAKAVGVGRPFLYANGTHGQEGVERVCEILQEEITNTMRNAGATKVSELVPEMCGLAGPWVGGNRPPYAPKI comes from the exons ATGCAATCTGGACTGCATGCTTTCCGCCGCACCCTTCTCCGCTCTTTGCGACCCTCTCACAAAGCGTATAGCACCCATGCACATGCAAAACGGTCTTGGGTCCTGGCAGGAACGACAGCTGTGGCGGTGTCCGGCCTT ACGCTTGTTTTCTCTGCAGGATTCGGAAATCTGACATTACTGGAGGATGAGACGCGCAACCCCGATCAGCCGAAAAGGACTGTGCTGGCGGGCGGCCAGGAGCTCATATCGTACGATGAGGTACAGAAACACGCGACAAGGGACGACTGCTGGGTGATCATCGAC GGTATGGTGTATGATGTGACCGAATTCCTCAGCCAGCACCCTGGCGGGGCAGAGGTTATCCTGCGAAATGCTGGGAAAGACGCAAC ACGCATTTTTAAGCCGCTACACCCTCCCGATGCCCTTGACATCCTTGACGAGTCTCAGCGCCTTGGTCCTATTGATCCATTAAGCGTCCCTGagttggaggaggttgagacggaggaggacaagCGCATAAAGGAAGCTCGGAAGTCCCTTCCTCCGGTAGATACCATGCTATTACTGCAAGACTTTGAGGACTGGGGGCAACAGGTTCTATCGGGGACTGCCTGGGCGTATTACCGTAGCGCTG CGGACTCTGAAAACA CATTCCACGAAAATACGGATGCTTTCAGGCGCTACTGGCTTCGACCACGCATCCTGCGCAAAGTCGCTCAAGGTGATACCAAAACTTCTTTCCTCGGCATAGACACGGAAACGCCAATATTCATCTCCCCGGCCGCCATGGCCAAACTGGGTCACCCACTTGGAGAAGTGAACCTTACACGCGGCGCTGGAAGAGCGGGAATTGTCCAGGCCATCTCGGCGAACGCAAGCTGTGGTTTGGACGAGATCATGGAAgcgagggaggaaggacaGAAGGTCATCTATCAG ATTTATCTCAATAAAGATCGCAAAGCGTCTGAGGTTCTTCTCCAAAAAGTGGAAAAGCTGAAGCCCGCGGCAGTCATGTTTACCGTGGACGTGCCTTGGCAGAGCAAACGAACCATGGATACGCGGGCAAAGAATACGGTCAAT CCCCCCATACAGGATACAGCGGGTAGTGAAAAGAAGTCCAGAGCACCGCTGGGCGTGAGTGAAGCAATTGGAGGATATCAAGATCGGGACCTGTCGTGGGAGGACATCGCCTTCATCAGG AAATACATTAGTGTTCCCATTATCGTCAAGGGGGTTCAAAGCGTCGAAGACATTGAGTTGTGCGTCAAGGCCGGTGCTGAAGGGGTCTTGATT TCAAATCACGGAGGGAGATCGTGTGACTA TGCACCAGCGCCCATCGATATATTATACGAATTGCGATGTCATCGTCCAGAACTGTTCAACCAGATAGACGTGTTAATTGACGGCGGCGTCCGTACTGGTGCAGACGTCGTGAAGGCCCTTGCGCTCGGGGCGAAAGCCGTAGGAGTTGGTCGCCCTTTCCTGTACGCCAACGGTACTCATGGGCAAGAAGGTGTTGAACGAGTCTGCGAGA TCTtgcaagaagagatcaCCAATACTATGCGAAATGCGGGAGCGACAAAAGTATCGGAGCTCGTGCCGGAAATGTGTGGACTGGCTGGTCCATGGGTGGGTGGCAATCGCCCCCCGTACGCACCCAAAATTTAA
- a CDS encoding expressed protein encodes MTPVQVTAERLATIPIGNCIQCLGSHPNHTLERKFEALQKGGWKHTEFSFAEYFKWVRQKEPNSVPNVDPETYGDAEAEAGEEEAWEALYRHAPEAKALATKHGVKMWSLQCLGQVDSWPAGSKREIRGREKAVHWLELCSRLGLEFCQIGVNDQYDAVAPFEKTVQDLVWIADQAAARGVKVAYESWNFAPKNNQWEATWAIVQAANHPSLGLCIDTAQCALAPAYGFDPTSGRGFTPVAVQALLERLASVPGDKIFFVEISDVLAPQPALLCGSPFDQWHLDQGPGYRTGFTWCRCARVIPHIGRGTGKLVQGEKGLGAGRTAEIVKAILSTGFNGPMFYECFEVAEQEKPDLSIPDELVQASVLSWERMSKAILS; translated from the exons ATGACACCGGTACAAGTCACCGCCGAACGACTGGCGACGATTCCGATCGGGAACTGCATCCAGTGTCTTGGATCACACCCAAATCATACGCTTGAACGCAAGTTCGAAGCTCTGCagaaaggaggatggaagcATACCGAGTTCTCGTTTGCGGAATACTTCAAATGGGTCAGGCAGAAGGAGCCTAACTCCGT GCCCAACGTCGATCCCGAAACCTATGGAGACGCCGAGGCcgaagctggggaagaagaggcgtGGGAGGCGCTTTATCGGCACGCACCCGAGGCCAAGGCTTTGGCCACCAAGCACGGGGTGAAAATGTGGTCCTTGCAATGCCTTGGACAAGTTGACAGCTGGCCAGCGGGGAGCAAGAGGGAGATCCGAGGGCGGGAGAAAGCTGTTCACTGGCTGGAATTGTGTTCCCGCTTAGGCCTCGAGTTCTGCCAG ATCGGTGTGAACGATCAATACGATGCAGTCGCGCCTTTCGAGAAGACCGTGCAGGATCTAGTTTGGATTGCCGACCAAGCGGCAGCACGGGGTGTCAAAGTCGCCTACGAATCCTGGAATTTTGCGCCGAAGAATAACCAGTGGGAGGCAACATGGGCAATTGTGCAGGCGGCG AACCATCCCAGCCTCGGTTTGTGTATCGACACTGCTCAATGTGCGTTGGCGCCCGCTTACGGCTTCGACCCTACTTCTGGACGTGGATTCACCCCGGTGGCAGTGCAAGCATTACTTGAGCGTCTTGCTTCAGTGCCCGGTGACAAGATCTTTTTTGTGGAAATCTCAGACGTCCTCGCGCCCCAACCTGCTCTTCTCTGCGGTAGCCCCTTCGATCAGTGGCATCTCGACCAAGGGCCCGGTTACCGAACCGGATTCACGTGGTGTCGATGTGCAAGGGTCATCCCCCACATTGGGAGGGGAACGGGCAAACTAGTGCAGGGTGAAAAGGGTCTCGGAGCCGGTAGGACTGCCGAGATTGTCAAAGCCATTCTAAGCACAGGTTTCAACG GCCCGATGTTCTACGAGTGTTTCGAGGTGGCGGAGCAGGAAAAGCCTGACCTTTCAATCCCTGACGAACTTGTACAAGCTTCAGTCTTGTCATGGGAGCGCATGAGCAAGGCGATTCTCAGTTGA